In the genome of Caenorhabditis elegans chromosome IV, the window CCTGTCCGAGCACATGCCCATAACgagtttttgaatgaaaaagtatttttaagaggtaataatttgttttctcaATCGAAATACAATATTCTTTTTCAGGAGTTGAAATCTTCGAGACACTCATCAACAATCTGGGAAATGTTTGATATATTTGGAATTAAATAAGTAATCCATAATAAATCTATTCCGTAAATATATTGCACATACGTTTTCCTCCATTCGAATTTAATAAAAGTTCattggttttttctttgagttccaacaattgaaaaaattggagtgAAATAAACAACTTCAAAGTAGATTTCCCTAATAACAAGGATTATAAATTAATAATAGATGAGACATGAAAAGtatattcgaaatttaaaaaaaatggaaaattagtGTTACAGCGTAACATGGTCTAGCATTCCCGACTtaccaattgaaaattgtttatgcGGAAACACGGTTATTTACAAACGAATAAACAATTATCACACATTGAAAATAATcctttttatgatattttagatagttcagaaataaaatcgatagtttcagtcgaaattattttattttcaaaaatatattgtagttgctgaaatatcgaaaaacttgCAGTGCAGCAATATTGttataaatatttgtattCTTGTTTCCAATTTAATAACACCATTTCGCAAAATCCAGGCAATTCCGGAATCAATAAATGTTCTCAACTAGAACAAGACggagttttttttcgacattatAATTTAAACTTTACAGTCATAGAATGATTCCATAGTTTTGTTCCAACTATGCAAGAGTACCGGCAGAGCAGTAGTAACTCCACTTTGTTCAAACTGCGACTTTGttcggttttttcttttgGAGGATAAATGAATAGAAGTATTTTCTAACaatcaaaatgttgaactatagttttttataaaacactTATTCACTTCTGGAATGCTTTTGTGTGTTCCATAAGAACAGGAACATAAAAAGTTAGTTCCGGGTTCATTGTGATCTatggtttcattttttcaccgtcttctttttttaaaaatcaaattggtTACGTGCCAAGTACCATATataattaatcaaaatttattggttttgtTCACAGAAAACCGATTATGTTCTTTGTATCAAATAATAGATATGTCTACGGTAGTTGTTCCcataaaattgataagataTGAGAATAAAACCCCCAAAAagacatttcatttttttacaagttGTATAAAAGACCGCTCGGGAGAGAAGCAGTGACATTTGTGTTGAATATTTTCTAGTTCTTCATGCTtgtgtgaaaaacaaaattaatcaGGAATGAGCGAGGAACATATTGCAGTAACTCGTTTCCGAGAGTACCTTCGTGTTAATACAGAGCAACCAAATCCGAATTATGGTAAGAATATACATTAGAACAGTCAACATTGTATAAAATTTTAGCTGCCTGCcgtgattttttatttaaatatgcTGACGAACTTGGAATCGCAAGAAGATCAATTGAGGTaggaaagtttttcaaaaatttttttatgaagttTGTCCTTTTGAAAGTGGAAccaatatactttttttaaaatttttacaatctTGATTAAAATGCTAGATTCTCAtccttaaattttcagacagctCCAGGAGTTTTCCTTGTAATAATGACGATTCCTGGATCTCAACCAGAATTACCTTCAATTATGTTATATTCTCATACTGATGTAGTTCCAACATTCCGTGAGCATTGGACTCATGATCCATATTCTGCATTCAAAGATGAAgatggaaacatttttgctcGTGGAGCACAAGATATGAAATGTGTTGGAGTACAGCAAATGGAAGCTTTAAGAAACTTATTTGCTCAGGGAATCAGGCAATGGAAGAGGACAATTCATTTGGTTTGGGGTCCCGATGaagaaatatttggaattaaTGGAATGAAAGGATTTGCGAAAACCGATGAGTTCAAGAAGCTGAACCTTGGATTTTCATTAGATGAAGGGATGCCATCAGATGATGATGTCTACAAAGTTTTCTACGCAGAAAGAGTTGCGTGGTGGGTGAAAGTAACATTCCCTGGAAACCCTGGTCATGGATCACAGTTTATGGAGAATACTGCAATGGAGAAACTCGTAAGTTACACTCCTTCTGCAAATATTAAAACACTAAAACTTGTCTAGGAGCGGTTCCTAGCCAGTGCCAGAAAATTTCGCAACGAACAAAAAGTTGTATTGGAGAGTAATCCAAATTTAACACTGGGAGATGTTACGACTTTGAACGTGAATATTGTAAATGGTGGAGTTCAGTTCAATGTGATTCctgaaaagtttgaagctTGTAAGTAATGTTTTCATTCAGCCTATAGatgtaaaatataattttaagatGTTGATATGAGATTGACACCTCATgaagattttaataaaatacgTGAAATGTTGGATCAATGGGCAAAGAATGCCGGAGAAGGTGTCACCTATGAATTTTCCCAAGTAAggttctgaaacaaaaaatcaatcaaggCTCTATTTCAGTATTCTGACCAAAAACCAATATCTGCACATACTCGAGATAATTCATTCTGGGCTGCATTTGAGGACAGTTTGAATCAAGagttagttaattttttaacggacataatttgaataataatatttcagaaactgcaaatttgaaaaagggaTAATGGTTGCATCAACAGATTCAAGATTTGTGAGATATGTAAGTGATAAAATTGGCTAGTTTCAAATTGACATTCAGTTGATCTACTATTTCAGGAAGGAGTAAATTCCATTAACTTTTCCCCAATGATCAACACACCGTTTCTTCCACACGATCACaatgaatatttaaatgaGAAAGTATTTTTGAGAGGTCTCGAGATTTATCAAACAATCATCAACAACTTGGGCAATGtctaataattcaatttttaaagtattttttaaatgttctgtataaataaaaatgtttgtatATCAATTCTACAAActagtaaaataattttctgctTGTTGCAACGGTTCTCAACATATTCAGATTGCAGAAtacccattttcaaaaactgcatAATgtgtttgaaagaaaaaaattaacatttaaatttttgcgagaaaaatgtaatttaggCATATGATAtcatattttagaaaaatataaccTACAAATGCTAATTACAAGTGTGAAAATTGATGTTGTTTGACTATCTGGCTAATGTCAAGTGATAAATTGTTCAGAAATTACTATAAAACCGATATGTCTTCGGTATTTTCTTTTAAACTCGTAGGTTTTTTCCTCAAACCTCTTTTAACAGCTTGAAaagtctctttttttttttaaatcaggaCGCCCCCATATTCAGTCACAAGCCAATTTTACTAGATTAtagataataaaatttttgaatcgaGGTGAGACCAGCTGTGTGCATTTAATAGGTAAAATTATCAATAATCATCAGATTTGTTAAATAGAATACTTTTATTTAACCAGGTTTCTATAGCGATATAAAACTTTTCCCATGGGCATTCAGATTTATACCCATTATTTTTCATATGATATTATTATGAACTAACATATTCTCATGTGAAAATTCCAGTTGACAAAACTTCTAAGAATTAgagcaatttcaaaatttaataatttgaaattttttaacaagtCCTGATATCACTAtcttttctaaaactttttgattatttataCATTTGCAGTCTGAACTCATCTCAATTACAGACATCTtccattatatttttgttttttcttattacgTTTTTCCTTTCATTGGGACGGGACCACCATGACTATTTGGTTCATGAAAATTGGTATTCCTATCGCATTGTTAAATTATGTGCTTTTCTTTCGAATAAAAACAAATGGGATGATGTATATATTCCAGGAGTCAATATCTTGAAAGGAAGTGACAAAAGCACTAGAAGCTTCATTTTACattctttttcatttataaATGATCTCGTGACAATTTCTCATTTGTCACATTTGATATATTTTGAGTTGCTATTTGTTCATGTGCAATGAACGATGAAAACATTTGTGATATTTCTAGAAACTTGGCGACTTTTACTATTTTGTTACGgtttttgtcacttttcttatttatttacACTTGGCTCAAGGATGTTTTTGATTGCGGATTATtgagtttattgaaaaacctcacaaaatcttgttttttttttcaaagtggaATTTCCAAAACGGTCGAGTTTTGCTCCATTATCACTTTTGGAAACAATTGAAGTGTACCATTTATTAATAAAACCTTCAAATGGGAGTTCATTTCTTACTATTAACATATTATTTAGAAACAGAGAACGAATACAGTATTCAACGAGCTATGTTACATTTGATAGAATTATGTTACACCTGCATTATCTAGTTAACATTTTACTGTTAAATCTGATTATATGATCAAGTTAACAGCAGAAATTCATGTTTAGCCGACATTAGATATGTTTTATTACCGTCGAAACTCCGTCAATGTAGCTTAACAAGAAAgccattcaaaaatgtctctttacaaaattttgtaaaattggtaaatgtttcaatttcttgCTTGTAGAGAAATTGAGAGCGTTTTTGATAGAATAATAAAAGCACACAATATATTTCCTATTAGTTCCTTACTGCTTTACAGCTCATATCTTATATATCTTtggaattataaaaaatgttcaactatgaaattacaaaataaacatttgacACATATTTTTATTGTCTTAAGGAAAAAATACGGTCATTCGGACAAACAAATGGGATATATAAAATGGGATAATGggatcttctttttttttgacatattGGAACTTCATTCTTGTATatctttattttaatttcccatTACCACTTCTCTGTTTTTCAACATAACATATGCATTTTCTTTCGAAATCTTTCTAGAATTTCAGATGCTGTTCTCATCGAAAATCTTGCTTCCAACGGTTTTCCTTCTGCTCTGTGCAACAACAGTGGCAGTGGATCCACTTGATTTCCTATTCAGCTCAAACATGGCTCGTTACCCGAGATATCGTCCGATTTCTTCATCCGCTGCATCTATCACACCGGATCTTGGAAAGAGGTTTTGATTTGAGTTCGCATTATTTCATTAGTTTTTAATGTATTGTATTTTCATTGTTAGCACATGAACttgattttattataaaaactgTTTAACTGGTAAAATATGTGTATTCAATATTATTAATGATGAGTTCAACTAGAAGTTGAAaacattaaacttttttgggaaTGTCTCctttaattctaaatttgcTAGTTACAATAACTATTTAAATTCCAGAGCTCCACCTGGTTGTGTTTGCACAGAATTTCTTGGCTGCCATGGACCTGGATGTATGCGTCGAATGTATCCAAAGGCTTGAATCGTTAACTACTCCATTCATAATTGTTTCCATCTTTAATTACCAACCAAGtttgagaacattttcaaaatacagtgACAACAGAACATCATTGAATAAAATACATTGTTAATGAATTTACTTTTGTTCAGAGAAAGATGGAATTTCGGCTCGAATTTcgagattaatttttttttgatattcacaGCATGATTTACCTTTAACACCTTTAAATATACAATTAAAGTTAAGATAATACGAATTCTAGAAAGTAAGTTAAATTTAGGTGCAGtcaaatgtaatttttcactGGTTTCGAGACAAAATATATGAcagttgaaaataaatatgcaTGAGTCATCCCACAAAGTCAATTGACtcgaataaataaatatttttttaaattaagataTTCCGAAATTTGCATTGTTTCATATCTGCTCTAGTATATACGCAGCACTGAATCACAGCCAATATAGAAAAtagtttccattttttaattttgttttaattatattgtcgaaaaattgttttaatactTATTTggattaattaaaatttcggtATAATGATGAAAACGTTGCGAAACCCGTAAATAAGGTGAAACTCTCATTTGAgtttcctccaaaatgagacaaaaaGTGCAacggagcgcacttgcacgAATCACGTCTTCTTTAAATTCATTGCCAACGTGAGTTTCAATTTggtttttgcactttttgccgacaagaaaaatgcaattttgcacgaaatattttttcttaaactcggtttccaaagaaaattaaatttattgatttttttatttgtcttGCTCACTCCTTCGTGAAGATCACATGATCGCACTATAACatggcaaacaatttttgtttcagacaCAAAATGGAAGAGGATAGGAGTATAACACCGTTTTCCTCGTTTGCAGAACGTTTGACAGTCAATTTGTGGCATGCTCAGGtgagaaatttaattaaataatgcaattttttcaagaaaaaacaaaaaaatatatttgtttcaGAGAAATGTAGAAAGAGTCACATTATATTTACAAGAACCCCGACATGTCGAAGATATCGCAGGAAGTATGGAAGATGAGTGGGATTGTATTGAAGAGTGGTTTGTTTTATTAGAgcatcattttaaaattaaaataatattgttGTGACgaaagacgaaaaaaaaaacagcaaattaatggaaaaactcacaaaaagtaaataatatgaaatatttttactgttttgcaCTATActatttggaaaatcaaaacgatttcagaaaacaaaggGCATTCGGCAAGAAATTAATTAtaagttaaaataaataattttcagcgtaAATCGCCGAAAAGGCAGTGATCGCCTCCGAACTGCATCTGTCGCCATCATCATGTGTCTACATTTGGGAGTCGATCCACCAGAAGCTCCGTCTCGAAAAGATGCTCCTTCTCGTCTTTTATCATGGGTTGATCCATATAAATGTGGTGCACACAAAGCAGCCATAGAGATCGGATTGAGCACTCAAAGGGCTTATGAAAAGTGGCAACCAAAATCAAAGTAAGAGATGAATCGGATATTTCCAATGTTTCGGACTAAAATACGCTACTCTAGAATTCggttaaaaattacaaaaatgaataaaattaacaaaaatgcaATCTTAAAGCCAAAAGGAGTTACAGAACTCGATATAAAATTTGTACGGATCCGCCTATCGATGACGTGAGAAAAGTTGCAACAAATCTTCGAAGAATCAGTGGAAATGATCGAGTTCTGTTTCACTACAACGGACACGGTGTACCGAAACCAACAGATAATGGAGAAATTTGGGTATTTAATAAAAGCTTCACCCAATATATTCCATTGTCAATATTCGATCTACAAGGATGGCTTGATTATCCCACAATTTATATCTGGGAAACTCATTCAGC includes:
- the C10C5.5 gene encoding N-acyl-aliphatic-L-amino acid amidohydrolase (Confirmed by transcript evidence): MSEEHIAVTRFREYLRVNTEQPNPNYAACRDFLFKYADELGIARRSIETAPGVFLVIMTIPGSQPELPSIMLYSHTDVVPTFREHWTHDPYSAFKDEDGNIFARGAQDMKCVGVQQMEALRNLFAQGIRQWKRTIHLVWGPDEEIFGINGMKGFAKTDEFKKLNLGFSLDEGMPSDDDVYKVFYAERVAWWVKVTFPGNPGHGSQFMENTAMEKLERFLASARKFRNEQKVVLESNPNLTLGDVTTLNVNIVNGGVQFNVIPEKFEAYVDMRLTPHEDFNKIREMLDQWAKNAGEGVTYEFSQYSDQKPISAHTRDNSFWAAFEDSLNQENCKFEKGIMVASTDSRFVRYEGVNSINFSPMINTPFLPHDHNEYLNEKVFLRGLEIYQTIINNLGNV
- the nssp-45 gene encoding uncharacterized protein (Partially confirmed by transcript evidence) — its product is MLFSSKILLPTVFLLLCATTVAVDPLDFLFSSNMARYPRYRPISSSAASITPDLGKRAPPGCVCTEFLGCHGPGCMRRMYPKA